The stretch of DNA ttctggatatcccagcttcagcacagctggctcaatcagtggctcagtcgaagactgagccactgattgagccagctgtgctgaagctgggatatccagaaaacctgacctgttgatagaACTGGAGTTGGCTGGAGTCgaagaatgagccacctgtgctgaagcagggatatcctgaaaacctgacctgctgctgAGGTCTGGAGTGGGTTACCCCTGCCCTACGCAGCGTGTGATCATATCCCCGAGCAGGGGGGCACTGGGTCCCTGGTCTCGTTCTTCTCTCACACTTTGTCACGCCACAGGAACTATCACTCTGTCAGGTGATGAAACTGGCAGCAACAGTGCCACCCAGCGTGACCTCGCCCGCGCTGTGTCTCCCTCAGCACCTGGGACACGGTGTCCCTGCAGGAGGCAGGTCACAGGTTCTGCCGGGGTCACTGTGTGGTGCTAACGTCACCAAAACCGGTAAACAATGAGAGGTAATGCTGGACatgcctctctggacatagtgacctgaccggctcggggggggggcgtgggcttCTCCGAGCAGGGCTGGGGCTAGGGGGcttggcagcttcctccatcctgattggctgctactaggtaatgcagccaatcaggaggaggattcaggagcctgggggtggggccaaagagaggaggaaacagcatggaacaGAGAGGTCGGTGTCTGTTTCTTCGCattccccagcttctctctcTAACTCACTCTAGTTCCCCTCTTTATCGCCTACTTtgttttcctctccccccctgaaggggttattcattaaactgcaatagtgccgatcaggacactatcgcacggaaactcccattaaATTCTATAGGGGTCTCCGTGCTAGAgtgccccccctgtctccctctctctcatctatctcctcccccccatcccgctccctctctcccttcccacacaaactgatacacaaGGGACATTCTTAGCGAGCAGGAAACGCCGTGGGGATTTCCCGGCTTTACCCAAGCTCTCCCTGCGTGAGAGTGACCGTGATGCCCGGGGACAGGTCAGGTGAAGAAATCGTCCCCCCAACCTCCGCCCCATACACACCACACGCCCCGTATAGGGACAGCCCAGCCCAGGAAGGGGAAACCCGTGTAATGATGTACTCGGGCACATTATATACCGCGGATCCCAGAAAGGAAAGGAGGAAATGGTGGgacagagaaaaggagagagcTGCTCATAATGTGACGAAGGAGAAATGTAACATATGAGATATTAAAAGAGAAACATCGTTAATATAATAACCTGGCACCAATAATTACCCGCGTTGTGCTCTGGACGTTATTTCTGCTAATAATCAGCACATTATTTTCTATTATTTTTAAATCGATTTTAAAAGGCAGGAATATGTTAGTATTGGGCAATACACAGGCCACGCTACGTGGcttaatgtttgttttttttaaatcaaattcaCATTTTTCCCATATTCCCAAACCCGAAATGTTACCGGAGCCGCCCCGTCTAAGATTACAGTCATTATGGATAGTGGCCTGTTTAATATCATAAGTGTAATGTTTTCATACCTTACaatttacaacaaaaaaaaatcgTTCAGACAAATATAAGAATTTGTAAATCATTTTAAAAACGTTTAACGTTCCCATGAAAAACAAAGCGGGGGAGGGTTTTTACCGTCTTTATCCGACGTCTTGTCAGTGCTCGAAAAACTAGAGGTGTATTGTTGTCGGTTTTGGCTATTGTTGGTGCAGTAATTATGAAGCCGCCGTTAGTACAGCAGACAGACATAAGTAGCTAATATTCTTAATTCGGTTAAACAGGATGCCAATAAGTGAATGCGTTCCTTTTTAAGGCTGACTGCATCTTTCTGGGGGGCCAATTACACTGAAAGGGGGGTTAGAAAACATTGAGCCCCCAGGGCTACACACaggccagggtttcaggatatccctgcttcagcacaggtggtgcagtcttcgactgagccacttattgagccacctgtgctgtagcagggatatctggaaaacctgacctgaagTTGGCCGCCCCAGCTCTGGGACATGTCCCtatgatgaccccccccccccccggtccctgtATACCCATGTACAGTACAAATGAATGTATATGTCTCATTGTATTGAAatgttttattatgtttattCAATAAAATATGAGGGATGAAAGAGAACTTTTGTACTTGCTACAGGGGATTGTTCCCTTGAGTGACACTGAGCACCTGTCCCTATTACCTGGGGGTGGGAGTCACACAGCAGGCCACAGCGGGCGTCTCTGATCCTTGTGTTACCCCCTGTAGGAGCCACACACAGTGTAAGGGGCAGATATGCGTCAGGAGGTGGAGCTGGGGGCATCTTACATTGTGAGACTGCTGAACCGTCACCAGAAGCTGGACAGTGCGCAGGAGGGGAGGTTCATACAGACGCTGAGCGCAATCCTGTGCGACATGTTCACAGGACACTGGTACCCAGACaggccacagaagggacaggcctACAGGTAACAAGCGGgggcatctctccccctctcctcactctcccctcacctcctcactcccccctctcctcctcactcccccctctcctcactctaccctctcctcctcactctcccctcttcctctctcctccctctcctcctcactctctactctcctcctcactctcctcctcactctcccctctcctcctcactcttccctctcccctctcctcctcactcccccctctcctcctcactctactctctcctcctcactctccccctccctctcctctctcctcactctcctcctcattctcccctctccctctctcctcctccctctcctcctcactctctactctcctcctcactcttccctctcctcctcactcttccctctcccctctcctcctcactcccctctcctccttactcccccctctcctcctcactctcccctctcctcctcactctcccctctcctcctcactctcccctctcctcctcactctcccctctcctcctcccctctcccctctcctcctcccctctcctcctccccctccccctcactctcccctcttctcctcactctcccctctcctcctccctctcccctctccctctcctcctccctctcccctctccctctcctcctccctctcccctctccctctcctcctcactctcccctctcctcctcaccctcctcactctccactctcttctccccctttctactcctctctctcctctctactcCTCCCTTTTCTATGTATTCTctgctctcctccttctctctactctccccctaCTCTCCTGTCTCCTCCTCATTCTCcgatctccccctcactctccactcttcctcactctccactctcttctccccctttctactactctctttctctctcttccctctcctctccactcctcCCTTTTCTATGTATTCTCTACTCTCCtcgttctctctcctctccctttccccttttctctctactctcccacttctctctcatatccctctcccccttccctctcctcttctctccctctcctctctactctccctctcctcttcctatCCCTCTTCTCGCTCCTCTccttcttccctctcctctctactccttccctcttctctctcctccctctcctctctactccttccctcttctctctcctccctctccctcccctctcctctcccctatccctctcccccttccctctcctcacccccttccctccctcttccattccctctcctcttcctctctccctttctactctccctcttctctctcctctccctcttctctctcccctccctctctactctccctcttctcttcctcttcctctccctctgctctccctctctcctctccttctctcttctctctctcctctttccccttccctctcctctctcttctctcccccttccctctcctctcccctttcctcccccccttccctcccctctctactcttcctctcccttccctctctccctttcctctcaTCCTCCCTCACTCTATGGGCCAGAGTCACAAATCTCTGGTACGCTATTTAATGTTTCATTAAATTACCTAAATGAGCGGCGCCCCTTACCCGTAACGATGAATTCACCAAAACCAAATAACATGACAAAGCCCGGAGTAACTCCTGTTAACACAGCAGTATCCGGGCGGATTAGAGACCCTCTGTAtatgacccttctctctctcccaggtgTATCCGGGCAGATTAGAGACCCTCTGTATATGACCCTTCTCTCTCCAGGTGTATCCGGGCAGATTAGAGACTCTCTGTATAtgacccttctctctcccaggtGTATCCGGGCGGATTAGAGACCCTCTGTAtatgacccttctctctctcccaggtgTATCCGGGCAGATTAGAGACCCTCTGTAtatgacccttctctctctcccaggtgTATCCGGGCGGATTAGAGACTCTCTGTATAtgacccttctctctcccaggtGTATCCGGGCGGATTAGAGACCCTCTGTATAtgacccttctctctcccaggtGTATCCGGGCGGATTAGAGACCCTCTGTATAtgacccttctctctcccaggtGTATCCGGGCGGATTAGAGACCCTCTGTATAtgacccttctctctcccaggtGTATCCGGGCGGATTAGAGACCCTCTGTATAtgacccttctctctcccaggtGTATCCGGGCAGATTAGAGACCCTCTGTATATGACCCTTCCCTCTCCCAGGTGTATCCGGGCAGATTAGAGACCTCTGTAtatgacccttctctctctcccaggtgTATCCGGGCAGATTAGAGACCCTCTGTATAtgacccttctctctcccaggtGTATCCGGGCAGATTAGAGACCCTCTGTATAtgacccttctctctcccaggtGTATCCGGGCGGATTAGAGACCCTCTGTAtatgacccttctctctctcccaggtgTATCCGGGCAGATTAGAGACCCTCTGTAtatgacccttctctctctcccaggtgTATCCGGGCGGATTAGAGACCCTCTGTAtatgacccttctctctctcccaggtgTATCCGGATAGAGCAGAGCCTCTCTGTGGATGCCTGCGTGTTGCAGGCCTGTGTACGGAGTGGCCTGCGGTGTTCGCAGTTGGCCTTGCCCCGTTACATGTACCTCTGGATCGATCCCAAAGAGGTCAGCTGCCGGTGAGTCGCAGAATGACGTGAATCAATGCTCACACCTGAGATACACCCCAATCatcatcattattatcatcgtttatttgtaaatcgccaacatattccgcagcgcagtacaatggggtacagagtaaTGTATATTGCATAAAAgcaagcaacccccccccccaaccaaaaCAGTTACATATAAGTGAGGACAAACAGatgcaaagaggtaatgagggacGTGCGcctaagagcttacactctaaagggACTGGGGGACagtgttgaaacaagaaggtaatgTGGCCGGTCCGTGTGGGATGGAGGGTATCAGGCTggaatatggcccagtctgacagctgattccattaaggtttggggtagggggcggggggcggtggtTATATAGGGTGGAGGTTCGTCCAGCCTCACAGCTGGTCTCCATGGGGTTtgagggggagggatggatgTTAGAGGCGTGGCAGATAGAGGGGTGGCATATAGAAGCATGGCAGAGGCGTGGCAGATAGAGGCGTGGCAGATAGAGGCGTGGCAGATAGAGGCGTGGCAGATAGAGGCGTGGCAGATAGAGGCGTGGCAGATAGAGGCGTGGCAGATAGACGCGTGGCAGACCGGCTTCCTTGGATAGATGAGTTTTCAGAGAGATTTAATTATctgagagctgggggggggggataatcaCGCTACAACCACGACATAAAGCACCTGATGCGTAAACTTGCGCTCCCAGAGAGGCGCGCGAGCGTTGCCGGCCCTGCTAACACTGTGCCGGAAACCTAATCCTTTCAAACAATGGGGTGAAGCTCTGTGAAGCTACGTTCTGGTAGGGCCTATACAATATCTAGACGTGTATCCCACTTATTCCTCTCCGTGCGACTCTGCGTGTCTCCGGGGCGCAGCTCTCGCCCACGTGGGACAGTTAGACGGGTTACATGTGTCTGCTCAAAAAGCAACATAGGTTTTTTTTGGAAATAAATCCCTTTTGACTTCACAAAGAAAATGGATCTGTGAGTATTTAAAATGCAAAGTAGCAGAGTTCTAGGATTAAAAAATATAGTAGGAAAATtgcatactccctaatactatcactacatactgtatctatacgtgtgtgtgtgtgtgtgtatatatatatatatactctgctactttgcattttaaatatatatatatatatatatatatatatatatatatatatatatatatactgttatatatgtatatatatatatacacatacatacatacatacacgcaaaTAAATTCATATCCATATGAGCCCATACATGCATATCTATACatgcccatacatacatacatacatgcctaTACATAGAAGACACATGGTGGGTGGGGACCTCTCTGAGCGCTGTCCTCTCTTCTCAGACTGAGCGAGACCTGCAGCCCATTTCTAGTGATGCCCCCTGAAGACACAAAGACCCAGAACCCGAGAACCCCAGAAAAACCTGATCTGGAGACCTCAGACTATCACTCCGACGGCTCAGACACCGCAGGGACCCCGTGTGAGAGCTCCAGTGAGGATGAGGAGCCCGGGGGGAGCAAGAACATGCAGCCCACCCCTGTAATAATCCCAAAGAAGGTGGTAAGT from Ascaphus truei isolate aAscTru1 chromosome 6, aAscTru1.hap1, whole genome shotgun sequence encodes:
- the LOC142497926 gene encoding maternal B9.15 protein-like; protein product: MRQEVELGASYIVRLLNRHQKLDSAQEGRFIQTLSAILCDMFTGHWYPDRPQKGQAYRCIRIEQSLSVDACVLQACVRSGLRCSQLALPRYMYLWIDPKEVSCRLSETCSPFLVMPPEDTKTQNPRTPEKPDLETSDYHSDGSDTAGTPCESSSEDEEPGGSKNMQPTPVIIPKKVGPQFYYNPAPASTFFYPYPRNAMSFIPTYQPMTLYYLVQEPPKVYQSSKSRGTHKRWKANKTTPQATC